The Saccharomonospora glauca K62 genome has a segment encoding these proteins:
- a CDS encoding TetR/AcrR family transcriptional regulator has translation MDPYSSSSRVSTVRHAVRPVGNGAAPEAFETKSSRHRRPPGRPRSEWASRAIIRAALELLQEGASVDALSVEAVAARAGVGKATLYRRWPNKEAVLLEALESLAEPPVRITGLGMRQELTILVEELCRWAAESQSARLLPRLIGVPELYAHYVRLVIEPRVDAIREVLDRGGRRGELATNSDVETLVTMIVGAVLSRVVLGGRAPENSPDERAGRIVDHVLAGHAGGG, from the coding sequence ATGGACCCGTACTCGTCCTCCTCCCGCGTGTCCACCGTGCGGCACGCCGTCCGGCCCGTCGGGAACGGCGCCGCTCCGGAGGCGTTCGAAACCAAGTCGTCGCGTCATCGGCGGCCGCCGGGCCGTCCCCGCAGCGAATGGGCCAGCCGCGCCATCATTCGAGCCGCGTTGGAGCTGTTGCAGGAGGGGGCGTCCGTCGACGCGCTGTCCGTGGAGGCCGTCGCCGCGAGAGCCGGTGTCGGCAAGGCGACGCTCTACCGGCGCTGGCCCAACAAGGAAGCGGTGCTGCTGGAGGCGCTGGAGTCGCTTGCCGAGCCCCCGGTGCGTATCACCGGCCTCGGCATGCGACAGGAGCTGACGATCCTGGTCGAGGAACTCTGCCGATGGGCCGCGGAGTCGCAGTCGGCGCGGCTGCTGCCTCGGCTGATCGGGGTTCCCGAACTCTACGCGCACTACGTGCGGCTGGTGATCGAGCCCCGTGTCGACGCCATTCGCGAGGTGCTGGACCGCGGTGGTCGACGCGGGGAGCTCGCGACGAACAGCGACGTCGAGACGCTGGTGACGATGATCGTCGGTGCGGTGCTCTCCCGCGTCGTGCTGGGTGGGCGAGCGCCGGAGAACTCCCCCGACGAACGCGCCGGCCGCATCGTCGACCACGTCCTCGCAGGCCACGCCGGGGGCGGTTGA
- a CDS encoding MarR family winged helix-turn-helix transcriptional regulator, translating to MLDVRQRTNGFLARINLVSRRLRSEAQRRLARHGVHSGQEFILGCLWERDGLTPSEIATRISVEAPTVTRAVRRMTDAGLVRVDADREDGRRVRVWLTRKGETLRRAVPEVTRNLEADALALLSEDERIQLLDMLDRIERALTPRPGRTEL from the coding sequence ATGCTGGACGTGCGCCAACGAACGAACGGTTTCCTCGCCCGCATCAACCTCGTCTCCCGGCGGTTGCGCAGTGAGGCACAGCGGCGGTTGGCGCGCCACGGAGTGCATTCCGGGCAGGAGTTCATCCTGGGATGTCTGTGGGAGCGTGACGGCCTGACGCCGAGCGAGATCGCGACGCGGATCTCCGTCGAGGCTCCCACGGTGACCCGCGCGGTGCGGCGCATGACCGACGCGGGGCTCGTGCGGGTGGACGCCGATCGGGAGGACGGCCGTCGCGTGCGGGTGTGGTTGACGCGCAAGGGAGAGACCCTGCGTCGTGCCGTGCCGGAGGTCACCCGGAATCTGGAGGCCGATGCCTTGGCGCTGTTGTCCGAGGACGAGCGGATTCAGTTGCTCGACATGCTCGACCGTATCGAACGCGCATTGACTCCGCGGCCGGGTCGAACCGAACTCTGA
- a CDS encoding flavodoxin family protein, translated as MARVAIIFSGTGDVVESTVSAVRAGALAAGADTRVRRLPGHDTAPLDETLEALVWADGVVLGTVISDGVVAESARRLIGEAARLRTRLRLEGKVVAGLTVGGEGGPSSLAEVYEGLFSWGCLLVVNGGSEATAGMPTRDSAERLGRRVAEVATTLRAPRRSPLRRAG; from the coding sequence ATGGCTCGGGTGGCAATCATTTTTTCCGGAACGGGTGACGTCGTCGAATCCACGGTGTCGGCGGTCCGTGCCGGCGCTCTCGCCGCGGGAGCCGACACCAGGGTGCGCAGGCTGCCGGGGCACGACACGGCACCGCTGGACGAGACCCTCGAAGCCCTCGTCTGGGCCGACGGGGTGGTCCTGGGCACGGTGATCTCCGACGGGGTGGTCGCCGAATCGGCCCGGCGGCTGATCGGCGAGGCGGCGCGGCTCCGCACGCGATTGCGGCTCGAGGGCAAGGTCGTCGCCGGTCTCACCGTCGGTGGTGAGGGAGGTCCGAGCAGCCTCGCGGAGGTGTACGAAGGGCTGTTCTCGTGGGGGTGTCTGCTCGTCGTGAACGGGGGTTCCGAGGCGACGGCCGGCATGCCGACCCGTGACTCGGCCGAGCGGCTCGGCCGTCGGGTCGCCGAGGTGGCCACCACCCTGCGTGCCCCGAGGCGTTCTCCACTTCGCCGAGCCGGCTGA
- a CDS encoding antibiotic biosynthesis monooxygenase family protein, translating into MTERAGYRVLFQLTLKPGAEETFLKAYEAVRWVVASVPGHLGDQVCQSTEDPNEWVLTSQWRSAEDFLAWERTPEHRALAAPMMAVVEKRRSLRYVIRRETVREVPGPGDAVDVESC; encoded by the coding sequence ATGACCGAGCGGGCCGGATATCGTGTGCTGTTCCAGCTCACCCTGAAACCGGGGGCGGAGGAGACGTTCCTCAAGGCCTACGAGGCCGTGCGCTGGGTGGTGGCGAGCGTTCCGGGCCATCTGGGAGACCAGGTGTGTCAGTCCACTGAGGACCCCAACGAGTGGGTGCTCACCAGTCAGTGGCGCAGTGCCGAGGACTTCCTGGCCTGGGAACGGACCCCCGAGCACCGCGCGTTGGCGGCACCCATGATGGCGGTCGTCGAGAAGAGGCGCTCCCTGCGTTACGTCATCCGTCGCGAGACGGTCCGCGAAGTACCCGGACCCGGTGACGCCGTCGACGTCGAATCGTGCTGA
- a CDS encoding SchA/CurD-like domain-containing protein → MERHALTFPVRPGTEDRVRRILASYPRPRTEIGGGSRLLATSVFLWKNHVVRVIDVEGPLPVVVRHLTSDPAIRETEEELNPFLVRPRDFSDPESVRWFFRRAMMTRVVHQDAGPRPSGSREGRTRVALRYPVRPGRGDAVAQMFSWGQSLPLGAALRTGLIGTTVFRHGDLVIRVLDVEGDPDEAIDRLGPAVVGGPTAKAMTELLEPGWNLTTAAGRARFLSEQRLTLVTHREAGDATEGAEFPSSS, encoded by the coding sequence ATGGAACGACATGCTCTGACATTCCCGGTGCGACCGGGGACCGAGGACCGGGTGCGCCGGATACTCGCGAGCTATCCGCGTCCGCGCACCGAGATCGGTGGTGGCAGTCGGCTGCTCGCGACCTCGGTGTTTCTGTGGAAGAACCACGTCGTACGGGTGATCGACGTGGAGGGACCGCTACCGGTGGTGGTGCGACACCTGACGAGCGATCCCGCCATTCGCGAGACCGAGGAGGAACTCAACCCGTTCCTGGTGCGCCCCCGCGACTTCAGCGACCCGGAATCCGTGCGCTGGTTCTTCCGCCGCGCCATGATGACGCGGGTCGTGCACCAGGACGCCGGGCCCCGCCCGTCCGGTTCGCGGGAGGGCCGCACGCGGGTGGCCCTGCGGTATCCCGTGCGGCCCGGCAGGGGGGACGCGGTGGCGCAGATGTTCTCGTGGGGGCAGTCCCTCCCGCTGGGGGCCGCCCTGCGTACCGGCTTGATCGGCACGACCGTGTTCCGCCACGGGGACCTCGTCATCCGGGTCCTCGACGTGGAGGGCGACCCCGATGAGGCGATCGACCGTCTCGGCCCGGCCGTCGTCGGAGGCCCCACCGCGAAGGCGATGACCGAACTGCTGGAGCCGGGATGGAACCTCACCACGGCCGCCGGCCGCGCGCGGTTCCTCTCCGAACAACGCCTGACGTTGGTGACCCACCGCGAGGCGGGCGACGCCACGGAAGGCGCCGAGTTTCCGTCGTCGAGTTGA
- a CDS encoding cupin domain-containing protein: MVDTVESSTEAEPVGVHERPADRPLFRVHESEIAPDRRRGGELRTLLSPRNAGSVSGFLGVARLRPGERIAEHYHPYSEEFLYVADGDLTVDLDGEPWSLDRGSALLIPPGTRHRLRNEGSEPVRVIFQLGPLAPRPELGHVDTESATTPEPDSGGGR, translated from the coding sequence ATGGTGGACACGGTCGAGTCCTCGACCGAGGCGGAACCCGTCGGCGTGCACGAACGTCCGGCCGACCGCCCGTTGTTTCGCGTTCACGAGTCGGAGATCGCCCCGGACCGGCGCCGAGGGGGCGAGCTTCGCACGCTGCTCAGCCCACGCAACGCGGGATCGGTGTCCGGTTTCCTCGGGGTGGCGCGGCTGCGGCCGGGGGAGCGCATCGCCGAGCACTACCACCCGTACTCGGAGGAGTTCCTGTACGTGGCGGACGGGGACCTGACGGTCGACCTCGACGGCGAGCCGTGGAGCCTCGACCGTGGTTCGGCGCTGCTCATCCCCCCGGGCACCCGGCACCGGCTCCGCAACGAGGGGTCCGAACCGGTCCGCGTGATCTTCCAACTCGGTCCCCTCGCCCCCCGTCCCGAACTCGGGCACGTGGACACCGAGTCCGCCACGACCCCCGAACCGGACAGTGGAGGTGGCAGATGA
- a CDS encoding beta-ketoacyl-[acyl-carrier-protein] synthase family protein translates to MTRRVAVTGLGVVAPGGIGVKAFWDLLTSGVTATRGITLFDPQGFRSRIAAECDFDPIGEGLSPAEVARLDRHVQFALVAAREAVNDSGLELGPMDPWRVGVSMGTAVGSTIRLEEGYVQVSGGGAEWLVDPERADPFLYHALVPSTLAAEIADAHGARGPVRTISTGCTSGLDAVGYGAMMIEEGAADVVIAGASDAPISPITVACFDAIKATSTRNDEPEAASRPFDALRDGFVLGEGAGVLVLEDLERARRRGARVYCEVAGFATYGNAHHMTGLTTEGIEMARAITMALRAAKAAPEEVGYVNAHGSSTKQNDRHETAAVKRSLGEHAYRTPMSSIKSMIGHSLGAIGSVELVACVLAMDTSVVPPTANYEHRDPECDLDYVPKQAREQGVDLVLSVGSGFGGFQSAVVLDTAGRRAR, encoded by the coding sequence ATGACGCGCCGGGTCGCCGTCACCGGCCTCGGGGTCGTGGCGCCGGGCGGGATCGGGGTGAAGGCGTTCTGGGACCTGCTCACCTCCGGCGTCACCGCGACACGGGGGATCACGCTGTTCGATCCGCAGGGGTTCCGGTCGCGGATCGCGGCGGAGTGCGACTTCGACCCGATCGGAGAGGGCCTGAGCCCCGCCGAGGTCGCCCGCCTCGACCGGCACGTGCAGTTCGCGCTCGTGGCGGCCCGCGAGGCGGTGAACGACTCCGGACTCGAACTCGGCCCGATGGACCCGTGGCGGGTCGGGGTGAGCATGGGGACGGCGGTCGGTTCGACGATCCGGCTGGAGGAGGGGTACGTCCAGGTCTCCGGCGGGGGAGCGGAGTGGCTCGTCGACCCCGAGCGCGCCGACCCGTTCCTGTACCACGCGCTGGTCCCCAGCACGCTCGCCGCGGAGATCGCCGACGCGCACGGCGCGCGCGGGCCGGTGCGCACCATCTCGACGGGGTGCACGTCGGGGCTCGACGCCGTCGGGTACGGCGCGATGATGATCGAGGAGGGCGCCGCGGACGTGGTGATCGCGGGAGCCTCGGACGCGCCCATCTCCCCCATCACGGTCGCGTGTTTCGACGCCATCAAGGCCACCAGCACCCGCAACGACGAGCCCGAGGCGGCGAGCCGGCCGTTCGACGCGTTGCGCGACGGGTTCGTCCTCGGCGAAGGCGCGGGAGTTCTCGTGCTGGAGGACCTGGAACGGGCTCGGCGCCGGGGCGCGCGGGTGTACTGCGAGGTCGCCGGGTTCGCCACCTACGGCAACGCCCACCACATGACCGGGTTGACCACCGAGGGCATCGAGATGGCCAGGGCGATCACCATGGCGTTGCGGGCGGCGAAGGCGGCGCCCGAGGAGGTGGGCTACGTCAACGCGCACGGGTCGAGCACGAAGCAGAACGACCGGCACGAGACGGCGGCGGTGAAGCGCAGTCTGGGGGAGCACGCCTATCGGACGCCGATGAGCTCGATCAAGTCGATGATCGGCCATTCCCTCGGCGCGATCGGAAGCGTCGAACTCGTCGCGTGCGTGCTCGCGATGGACACCAGTGTCGTTCCGCCCACGGCGAACTACGAGCACCGCGACCCGGAGTGCGATCTGGACTACGTGCCGAAACAGGCTCGCGAACAGGGCGTCGACCTGGTGCTGAGCGTGGGCAGCGGCTTCGGGGGCTTCCAGTCGGCCGTGGTGCTGGACACGGCGGGAAGGAGGGCACGGTGA
- a CDS encoding beta-ketoacyl synthase N-terminal-like domain-containing protein: MTDAVITGLGVVAPTGLNTDEFWQSTLDGVSGIGRISRFDASRYPVRYAGEVTEFDPSRSLDPRIVVQTDLWTQFALEATRQALESAALDPKEYDSFDIGVTTSAASGGNAFGQREIEALWARGPRYVGPYQSIAWFYAASTGQISIGNKLRGPCAVVCSESAGGLDAVAHSRRAIRRGCRVQVCGGTEAPVSPYALTCQWRSGLLSERDSPDAYRPFAHDASGYVPSEGGAVLVMEDADHARERGARALAVVAGHAATFTGAQWSVSEGDYWHRAAEALAAAIRLALADAHVAPEDVDVVFADGMAMPSADRAEIAALRQVFGSTFDRIPVTVMAAGLGRAYSGAGAFAVAAATLALRDGVVPPTSGLTVDDVAVSADVVTGAPRRRPLRHALVLARGFGGFNSALVLSAGA; encoded by the coding sequence GTGACCGACGCGGTCATCACCGGGCTCGGCGTGGTGGCACCGACCGGATTGAACACCGACGAGTTCTGGCAGTCCACACTGGACGGGGTCAGTGGTATCGGCCGGATCAGCCGGTTCGACGCGAGCCGCTATCCCGTCCGATACGCGGGGGAGGTCACCGAGTTCGATCCCTCGCGTTCCCTTGACCCGCGCATCGTGGTGCAGACGGACCTGTGGACGCAGTTCGCGCTGGAGGCCACCCGGCAGGCACTGGAGTCCGCCGCGCTCGACCCGAAGGAGTACGACAGCTTCGACATCGGGGTCACGACGTCGGCCGCCTCCGGCGGCAACGCGTTCGGACAGCGGGAGATCGAGGCGTTGTGGGCGCGCGGGCCGCGTTACGTGGGCCCGTACCAGTCCATCGCATGGTTCTACGCCGCGTCCACGGGGCAGATCTCGATCGGTAACAAGCTGCGGGGTCCGTGCGCGGTGGTGTGCAGCGAGTCCGCGGGCGGGTTGGACGCCGTGGCGCACAGCCGTCGGGCCATCCGGCGGGGCTGCCGGGTGCAGGTCTGCGGCGGGACGGAAGCCCCGGTGAGCCCCTACGCGCTCACCTGCCAGTGGCGATCGGGACTGCTCAGCGAACGGGACTCCCCGGACGCGTACCGCCCGTTCGCCCACGACGCCTCGGGCTACGTTCCCAGTGAGGGCGGCGCGGTGTTGGTGATGGAGGACGCCGACCACGCCCGTGAGCGGGGAGCACGTGCTCTGGCGGTGGTGGCCGGACACGCGGCGACCTTCACCGGAGCGCAGTGGTCGGTGAGCGAGGGCGACTACTGGCACCGCGCCGCCGAGGCGCTCGCGGCCGCGATCCGGCTCGCACTCGCGGACGCCCACGTCGCGCCCGAGGACGTCGACGTCGTGTTCGCCGACGGGATGGCGATGCCCTCGGCCGACCGCGCCGAGATCGCCGCTTTACGCCAGGTCTTCGGTTCCACCTTCGACCGGATCCCGGTGACGGTGATGGCGGCGGGGCTCGGTCGCGCGTACTCGGGGGCGGGGGCGTTCGCCGTGGCCGCCGCGACCCTGGCGTTGCGGGACGGCGTGGTCCCCCCGACGTCCGGACTCACCGTCGACGACGTCGCCGTGTCCGCCGACGTGGTCACCGGCGCGCCCCGGCGAAGACCGTTGCGACACGCGTTGGTGCTCGCAAGGGGCTTCGGCGGCTTCAACTCCGCACTCGTGCTCTCGGCGGGTGCGTAA
- a CDS encoding acyl carrier protein: MSDPDISMEELGELLSSSSGVRVDTAELTAATTFDDLGLDSLAVLGVITAIERNRGVVLPPEAQETRSVREFLTILNDTLRKAA; the protein is encoded by the coding sequence ATGAGCGATCCGGACATCTCGATGGAGGAGCTCGGCGAGCTGCTGTCGTCGAGCAGTGGAGTGCGGGTCGACACGGCCGAGTTGACCGCGGCGACGACGTTCGACGACCTCGGACTCGACTCGCTCGCCGTGCTCGGCGTGATCACGGCGATCGAACGCAACCGTGGCGTGGTCCTGCCGCCCGAGGCACAGGAGACGCGCTCGGTGCGGGAATTCCTCACCATCCTCAACGACACACTGCGGAAGGCGGCCTGA
- a CDS encoding SRPBCC family protein, which yields MPGHTENHVIIRAPMDHVWARTNDVADWPNLFTEYAAAEVLEDTGDRVRFRLTMHPDEEGRVWSWVSERHLDPDTRTVVAHRVETGPFEYMRIRWTYHEVEDGVLMRWTQDFAMKPDAPVDDAGMTERINANTPIQMNAIKRVLEAEAAALPAPGTETPSSETS from the coding sequence ATGCCGGGACACACGGAGAACCACGTCATCATCCGCGCGCCGATGGACCACGTCTGGGCGCGGACCAACGACGTCGCCGACTGGCCGAACCTGTTCACGGAGTACGCCGCGGCCGAGGTGCTGGAGGACACGGGCGATCGGGTCCGCTTCCGCTTGACCATGCACCCCGACGAGGAGGGGCGGGTCTGGTCGTGGGTGTCCGAACGACACCTCGACCCGGACACCCGCACGGTGGTGGCGCACCGCGTCGAGACCGGCCCGTTCGAGTACATGCGCATCCGGTGGACCTACCACGAGGTCGAGGACGGCGTGCTCATGCGATGGACCCAGGACTTCGCGATGAAGCCGGACGCACCGGTGGACGACGCGGGCATGACCGAGCGCATCAACGCCAACACACCGATCCAGATGAACGCCATCAAACGGGTACTGGAGGCGGAGGCCGCCGCGCTGCCCGCTCCGGGAACCGAGACACCGAGCTCGGAGACGTCATGA
- a CDS encoding TcmI family type II polyketide cyclase, translating into MSRTLIVARMAETDREAVAALFAESDAGPLPHKVGVRARTLFHYHGLYFHLIESDDGVDDRIEAVRGDRDFRDLSAALDAYIRPYDPDTWRSPADAMATAFYHWRRDA; encoded by the coding sequence ATGAGCCGAACCCTGATCGTCGCGCGGATGGCCGAGACCGACAGGGAGGCGGTCGCCGCGTTGTTCGCCGAGTCGGACGCGGGTCCCCTGCCCCACAAGGTGGGGGTCCGCGCCCGGACCCTCTTCCACTACCACGGCCTGTACTTCCATCTGATCGAGTCGGACGACGGCGTCGACGACCGGATCGAGGCCGTGCGCGGCGACCGCGACTTCCGGGACCTCAGTGCCGCGCTCGACGCCTACATCCGACCGTACGACCCGGACACGTGGCGCTCGCCCGCCGACGCGATGGCCACGGCGTTCTACCACTGGCGGCGGGATGCCTGA
- a CDS encoding NADPH-dependent FMN reductase: MAIRVLALVGSLRAGSHNRQLAEAAVKHAPDGVTVEIFEGLGEVPFYNEDLDAEANTPEQARRLRAAVSEADALLLFSPEYNGTMPAVLKNAIDWISRPHGAGVIKNKPAAVAGTAAGQYGGVWAQEEIRKSLGIAGAKVVDEVLLAVPGSVNRFAETHPEKDAEVIESLCKVLDRLSSDTMAA, translated from the coding sequence ATGGCAATTCGCGTCCTCGCGCTCGTGGGTAGCCTCCGAGCGGGCTCGCACAACCGACAGCTGGCCGAGGCGGCGGTCAAGCACGCGCCCGACGGCGTGACCGTGGAGATCTTCGAAGGGCTCGGCGAGGTGCCGTTCTACAACGAAGATCTCGACGCCGAGGCGAACACGCCCGAGCAGGCGAGACGACTGCGCGCCGCCGTCTCCGAAGCCGACGCCCTGCTGCTGTTCTCTCCCGAGTACAACGGCACGATGCCCGCCGTATTGAAGAACGCGATCGACTGGATCTCCCGCCCGCACGGTGCCGGTGTCATCAAGAACAAGCCGGCCGCCGTGGCCGGCACGGCGGCCGGACAGTACGGCGGCGTGTGGGCGCAGGAAGAGATCCGCAAGTCCCTGGGCATCGCGGGAGCCAAGGTCGTCGACGAGGTGCTCCTCGCCGTCCCCGGCTCGGTGAACCGCTTCGCCGAAACGCACCCGGAGAAGGACGCCGAGGTGATCGAGAGCCTGTGCAAGGTGCTCGATCGACTCTCCTCCGACACCATGGCGGCCTGA
- a CDS encoding TetR/AcrR family transcriptional regulator, with protein MPINEPGRQRADAVRNRARVLDAAMRVAARDGAANLTMDAVAAEAKVGKGTVFRHFGDRTGLIGALLDQAEHELQEGFLNGPPPLGPGADPHQRLLAFGSAVLHHEQDHQDLYHAVVKDTHRRFTVPARQVRYTHVTMLVRQLDPTMDAELMAHTLLGFLDTALTNHLLRERGMKLDRLEAAWKDLVNRLCS; from the coding sequence GTGCCGATCAACGAACCCGGACGCCAGCGTGCCGACGCCGTCCGTAATCGAGCACGGGTACTCGACGCCGCCATGCGGGTCGCCGCGCGGGATGGTGCGGCCAATCTCACGATGGACGCGGTCGCGGCGGAGGCGAAGGTGGGCAAGGGCACGGTGTTCCGCCACTTCGGTGACCGCACCGGCCTGATAGGCGCGTTGCTCGACCAAGCCGAGCACGAGCTGCAGGAAGGCTTTCTGAACGGCCCGCCCCCACTGGGCCCCGGAGCCGACCCCCACCAAAGACTCCTGGCGTTCGGTTCGGCGGTGCTCCACCACGAGCAGGACCACCAGGACCTCTACCACGCCGTGGTGAAGGACACCCACCGGCGATTCACCGTTCCCGCCCGCCAGGTTCGGTACACCCACGTGACCATGCTCGTGCGGCAACTCGACCCGACCATGGACGCCGAGCTGATGGCCCATACCCTGCTCGGCTTCCTCGACACCGCGTTGACGAATCACCTGCTGCGGGAACGCGGCATGAAACTGGACCG